Genomic segment of Streptomyces roseifaciens:
TTGATCACGTCGATCAGAGAGGCATTGGCGCCGCCGCCGACGTTGATAATGCTTGTGTCGGGCGGGGTGGTGGCTGCGGCGATAGTGGCGGCGATCGCGTCGTCGACGAAGGTGAAGTCCCGGCGCTGGTATCCGTCTCCGAACAGCCGGAGGGGGCCGCCGGTGAGGGCGGCGTGGAGCGTGCGGTGGATGAACATGTCCGGGCGCTGGCGGGGGCCGTAGACCGTGAAGTACCGCAGGGCGATGACGGACGTCGGGCACGCGGCGCGGGCGGCATGGGCCAGGCACAGCTGCTCCTCGGCGAGCTTGGTGACCGCGTACGGAGAAACCGGGCGGAGGCGGTCGCTTTCGACGCTGGGTCCTCCGCTGGTGACCCCGTAGACACTCGAGGAGGAGGCCACCACCAAGCGGGGGACACGCATGCGGGTGGCTGCGTCCATCACGCGCTGGGTGGCGAGGATGTTGGAGTGGACGTACTCGCTGAACTGTGGTCCCCACGACGGGCGCACGCCGGGGATGCCGGCCAGGTGGAAGATGACGTCTGCGTCGACGAGCAGGGGGTCGATCGCGCAGTCAAGGAGGTCGGCAGTGACGTGGATGTAGCCCTGGACCCCGTGCAGCACGGTGAGGTTGACAGCCGTGGACTCGTCGCTGGCGGGATCGCGCCGGTCAACGCCGATCACAGCGGCACCTGTCTGGAGGAGAGCGTGGGCGAGGTGGGAGCCGATGAACCCGGCCGCGCCCGTCACGACCGCGCGCCGGATGACTGGTGCGGTGACGGCGGCGTGGATCTCTGACATAAGGACCTCCGAAGGGTTCGGTGTCGAGGGGCTAGCTCAGGCGTGAGAGGACGGTTCGGCCGTGGGCGGTGAGGGCGTGGTCGTCTTGTTCGTGTCCGCGGACCAGGGCGGTGGCGGCCTCGATGGCGCCGAACCGCTCAAGGAGGCGTTGTTCGGTGGCGGACGGGCGAGATCCGTAGCCGTTGAAGAAGGCGTCGCGGAGGTGTGGGGCTGCCTGCCAGCGGCGGAATTCGAGCCGGGCGAAGTCGCGCACGCGGGCAT
This window contains:
- a CDS encoding NAD-dependent epimerase/dehydratase family protein; this encodes MSEIHAAVTAPVIRRAVVTGAAGFIGSHLAHALLQTGAAVIGVDRRDPASDESTAVNLTVLHGVQGYIHVTADLLDCAIDPLLVDADVIFHLAGIPGVRPSWGPQFSEYVHSNILATQRVMDAATRMRVPRLVVASSSSVYGVTSGGPSVESDRLRPVSPYAVTKLAEEQLCLAHAARAACPTSVIALRYFTVYGPRQRPDMFIHRTLHAALTGGPLRLFGDGYQRRDFTFVDDAIAATIAAATTPPDTSIINVGGGANASLIDVINVAQSLTGREIDVRADTARSGDVLSTRADTRLAEATLGWRATADLHSGMRAQMQALTQSPYSAAA